In the Cololabis saira isolate AMF1-May2022 chromosome 7, fColSai1.1, whole genome shotgun sequence genome, one interval contains:
- the hs6st2 gene encoding heparan-sulfate 6-O-sulfotransferase 2 isoform X1: MDDKSTRHQRVLIVLLMVLLFGVISVQYVCPGSDCQMLQQLGSWFRLGGGAARPPGTVLPNLPQKDPYMAEDGALARFVPRFNFSRADLSRAVLFNIRGEDVIVFLHIQKTGGTTFGRHLVRNIKLERPCECHAGQKKCTCFRPGKKDTWLFSRFSTGWSCGLHADWTELTSCVPARMDSQEPAPRNLPSRHYYYITILRDPVSRYLSEWRHVQRGATWKASLHVCDGHSPTLSELPSCYPGDDWSGCSLQEFMDCPYNLANNRQTRMLADLSLVGCYNVSAMSEEERWAVLLDSAKRNLRGMAFFGLTEYQRKTQYLFERTFNLEFLSPFTQLNGTRASSVDVPSETQHRIRQLNRWDVELYEYARDLFLQRFQVTRQQERRLAREKRQQERRRLRERFTTKQGRHLKPTETPRLTKSHVTEEQQREMVADNGAESEVLLPDWWDMNENSTIEDYLDNVEQW, encoded by the exons ATGGATGATAAATCCACCCGCCACCAGCGGGTGCTGATCGTGCTGCTCATGGTGCTGCTGTTCGGCGTCATCTCGGTCCAGTATGTGTGTCCCGGGTCGGACTGCCAGATGTTGCAGCAGCTGGGCTCCTGGTTCCGCCTGGGCGGCGGGGCGGCCCGCCCCCCCGGTACGGTGCTGCCGAACCTCCCCCAGAAAGACCCGTACATGGCGGAGGACGGAGCCCTGGCCCGGTTCGTGCCCCGCTTCAACTTCTCCAGAGCCGACCTGAGCCGGGCCGTGCTCTTCAACATCAGGGGGGAGGACGTGATCGTGTTCCTGCACATCCAGAAGACCGGCGGAACCACGTTCGGCCGACACCTGGTGCGGAACATCAAGCTGGAGCGGCCCTGCGAGTGCCACGCCGGCCAGAAGAAGTGCACCTGTTTCCGGCCCGGGAAGAAGGACACCTGGCTGTTCTCCCGGTTCTCCACGGGCTGGAGCTGCGGGCTGCACGCCGACTGGACCGAGCTCACCAGCTGTGTGCCCGCACGCATGGACTCGCAGGAACCTGCTCCCAGGAACCTGCCCAG TaggcattattattatataacaaTCTTAAGAGATCCTGTGTCACGCTATCTGAGCGAGTGGCGTCATGTGCAACGTGGTGCAACATGGAAGGCTTCCTTACATGTGTGTGATGGACATTCACCAACGCTGTCAGAGCTGCCCAGCTGCTATCCAGGGGATGACTGGTCAGGGTGCTCCCTGCAAGAGTTCATGGACTGCCCCTACAACCTGGCCAACAACCGACAGACCCGCATGCTGGCTGACCTCAGCCTGGTGGGTTGCTATAACGTGTCTGCCATGAGCGAGGAAGAACGCTGGGCAGTGCTTTTGGACAGCGCTAAGCGAAACCTGCGGGGCATGGCCTTCTTCGGCCTGACAGAGTACCAGCGTAAGACCCAGTACCTCTTCGAGCGAACCTTCAACCTGGAATTCCTCTCACCCTTCACACAGTTAAATGGCACTCGTGCCTCTAGCGTTGATGTGCCCTCTGAAACGCAGCATAGAATCCGCCAACTAAACAGATGGGACGTGGAGCTGTATGAGTATGCTCGCGACCTGTTTCTGCAACGTTTCCAGGTGACGAGGCAGCAGGAGCGCAGGCTGGCCAGGGAGAAACGACAACAGGAGAGGAGGCGTCTCCGCGAGAGGTTCACAACGAAGCAGGGGAGACATCTCAAGCCCACAGAAACGCCACGTCTGACCAAGAGTCATGTAACTGAGGAACAACAGAGAGAGATGGTTGCCGATAATGGTGCGGAGTCAGAAGTGTTGCTCCCGGACTGGTGGGATATGAATGAGAACAGCACGATCGAGGACTATTTAGACAATGTGGAGCAGTGGTAA
- the hs6st2 gene encoding heparan-sulfate 6-O-sulfotransferase 2 isoform X2 — protein sequence MDDKSTRHQRVLIVLLMVLLFGVISVQYVCPGSDCQMLQQLGSWFRLGGGAARPPGTVLPNLPQKDPYMAEDGALARFVPRFNFSRADLSRAVLFNIRGEDVIVFLHIQKTGGTTFGRHLVRNIKLERPCECHAGQKKCTCFRPGKKDTWLFSRFSTGWSCGLHADWTELTSCVPARMDSQEPAPRNLPRHYYYITILRDPVSRYLSEWRHVQRGATWKASLHVCDGHSPTLSELPSCYPGDDWSGCSLQEFMDCPYNLANNRQTRMLADLSLVGCYNVSAMSEEERWAVLLDSAKRNLRGMAFFGLTEYQRKTQYLFERTFNLEFLSPFTQLNGTRASSVDVPSETQHRIRQLNRWDVELYEYARDLFLQRFQVTRQQERRLAREKRQQERRRLRERFTTKQGRHLKPTETPRLTKSHVTEEQQREMVADNGAESEVLLPDWWDMNENSTIEDYLDNVEQW from the exons ATGGATGATAAATCCACCCGCCACCAGCGGGTGCTGATCGTGCTGCTCATGGTGCTGCTGTTCGGCGTCATCTCGGTCCAGTATGTGTGTCCCGGGTCGGACTGCCAGATGTTGCAGCAGCTGGGCTCCTGGTTCCGCCTGGGCGGCGGGGCGGCCCGCCCCCCCGGTACGGTGCTGCCGAACCTCCCCCAGAAAGACCCGTACATGGCGGAGGACGGAGCCCTGGCCCGGTTCGTGCCCCGCTTCAACTTCTCCAGAGCCGACCTGAGCCGGGCCGTGCTCTTCAACATCAGGGGGGAGGACGTGATCGTGTTCCTGCACATCCAGAAGACCGGCGGAACCACGTTCGGCCGACACCTGGTGCGGAACATCAAGCTGGAGCGGCCCTGCGAGTGCCACGCCGGCCAGAAGAAGTGCACCTGTTTCCGGCCCGGGAAGAAGGACACCTGGCTGTTCTCCCGGTTCTCCACGGGCTGGAGCTGCGGGCTGCACGCCGACTGGACCGAGCTCACCAGCTGTGTGCCCGCACGCATGGACTCGCAGGAACCTGCTCCCAGGAACCTGCCCAG gcattattattatataacaaTCTTAAGAGATCCTGTGTCACGCTATCTGAGCGAGTGGCGTCATGTGCAACGTGGTGCAACATGGAAGGCTTCCTTACATGTGTGTGATGGACATTCACCAACGCTGTCAGAGCTGCCCAGCTGCTATCCAGGGGATGACTGGTCAGGGTGCTCCCTGCAAGAGTTCATGGACTGCCCCTACAACCTGGCCAACAACCGACAGACCCGCATGCTGGCTGACCTCAGCCTGGTGGGTTGCTATAACGTGTCTGCCATGAGCGAGGAAGAACGCTGGGCAGTGCTTTTGGACAGCGCTAAGCGAAACCTGCGGGGCATGGCCTTCTTCGGCCTGACAGAGTACCAGCGTAAGACCCAGTACCTCTTCGAGCGAACCTTCAACCTGGAATTCCTCTCACCCTTCACACAGTTAAATGGCACTCGTGCCTCTAGCGTTGATGTGCCCTCTGAAACGCAGCATAGAATCCGCCAACTAAACAGATGGGACGTGGAGCTGTATGAGTATGCTCGCGACCTGTTTCTGCAACGTTTCCAGGTGACGAGGCAGCAGGAGCGCAGGCTGGCCAGGGAGAAACGACAACAGGAGAGGAGGCGTCTCCGCGAGAGGTTCACAACGAAGCAGGGGAGACATCTCAAGCCCACAGAAACGCCACGTCTGACCAAGAGTCATGTAACTGAGGAACAACAGAGAGAGATGGTTGCCGATAATGGTGCGGAGTCAGAAGTGTTGCTCCCGGACTGGTGGGATATGAATGAGAACAGCACGATCGAGGACTATTTAGACAATGTGGAGCAGTGGTAA